Genomic segment of Desulforhopalus sp.:
TGGCCGGAAATCTCGGTGGCAAATCCGAGATTGCTGCCCGCCAACTGCAGACGGCAGGCCAGCTGATTGTTGCCAAACTGGAAGTCGCGGATATTTTTGATGATAATGTCCCCTTGCACGACTTTAGAGCGGGCATCGACGCGCAGGGGCAGGATAGCGGTGATTGCCTTGGCAATCACCGATTCCGGCAGCATGAGGGTGATAACATCCTCGACGGCCGCCCGTGATATCTGTGCGGAAAAGATCAATGAAATGGTAAGTATTACAAGCGAGAGTTTTCGAATCATGGCGGTCCCTGGTTGTTTTTGCGTGCTTGAAAATGCGGTAGTAATAACGATTGCAGCAATAAAGTGCAAGCCATAAAAAGTCCGACAAGGGTGGCCTGGTCCCGGTAATCCCTGTGATAATGATGGCTTGTGCTGGAAAAGCTGGTAGGCGTGAGAAAATGGCCGCGAAAGGAAACGCGGCCGGAGTCCATCGGTTGGCTGCCGATGACGCGAATCTGTTCTCCGGCAAATGTTCGTAAGGTTTGGCTTTCGGCAAAATAATGGGCGCGATCAAAGGCGATGGGTTTGCCCGGACGCGCTTCTTTCAGGCGCAGGGTGTGGATGGAATAGGTGTCAGCTGCCTCCAGTTGTGGCAGGAAAAGGATCGGTCCGAGGAGATAGCAGGCAAGGAGAACAAGGCCACTGGCGGCCTTTGCCGGGCCCGGTTGACAAAGTGGTGCGCTGCAGCGGAGGCTGCCTTTCCAGCACCAGATAAGGACAACGATGCCCACCAGAGTGAGGCCGAGAATCACCGGATGCTCCGGCCAGGCCCGGTCGAGGTGTTGCATCGTCCAGGAATAGGGGGCAATAAAGTGGACGCCGTTGCCCCATTTTATCTCCAGGCTATCGAGGATCAGGTGCACAAGGCAGTTGCTGCCGAGAATCATGAATATCCTGCCGCTTTGCGCAGTATAGCAGGCGAGGGCCGCCGAGCCGAATAGGCAGAAGAACAGGCTGGCCTGGGCGGTGCAGTACAGCCGCAGGTCGTAGGGGTCGAAGATCTCCAGGGGGATGAGGCATTTTAGGACAATCCATGGCAGGTCGGGGATGATGCAGGCAATGATCACCCAGATCAGCTGGTCTCTTCGCAGCAGCAGGCCGCTCAGTGGGGCCTGGATGCCGATGTGGCAAAGGGTGTTTGGCAAGGCTGTCGTGGTAATTTGGGGGTGGAATATGGGCAAGGGGAAAATAAATTGGTCCTGCGTGGAGGTATCCTGCCCGGCCATTGACGGCAACACTCTAGTGCATCGTCGCGGCCTGCACAAGGCCTCTGTTTTACCGCAAGTGTGCATTTCTGCTGTGAGGTGCCGGTCATGAGCCAGGCACCGATCCTCACCGTCGCCGCCGATTGTCTCTTAACCGGCATTGATATCCCCCTTGAAGAGGCCCTTAAAGACCGTCTGACCATCACCAATCCACAGTATACCGCGGCCAAACGCTATGGCCGGTGGATCGGCAAAAAGCTCAAACCGCAGTTGAAATACTACGAGCCGGTGCCCGAGGGCCTGCGTTTTCCCAGGGGCTTTGCCAACCAGGCGGTGTTGCTTTGCCGGGACCACTGTGGCAGCGATCCGCAGATCGTCGACAAGCGGCGGCTTCTGCCGGAGGTCGCTTTTACCTTTTTAGGTGAACTCCGCCCCTACCAGCAGGCGGCGGTGGCGGCGGCCACCGGCAAATCCTTCGGGGTCATCGAGGCCGGTACCGGCAGCGGCAAAACGGTCATGGCCCTTGCCCTCATTGCCCTGCGGCGGCAGCCTGCCCTGGTGGTCGTTCATACCAAGGAGCTGTTTTATCAATGGCAGGAGCGGGTGCAGAGCTTTCTCGGTCAGGAGCCGGGCCTGGTGGGTGACGGTAAATTTGAACTCCTGCCGGTAACGGTCGGTATCGTCAATAGTGTGCGCAGCCATCTGGCCGAACTCATCCCCCATTTCGGTCACCTGGTCGTCGATGAATGCCACCGGGTCCCCGCCAATCTCTTCACCGATGTGGTTTCGCAGTTTGACTGCCAGTATCTCCTTGGACTGTCGGCCACCGCCTTTCGCAGCGACGAGGAAACCACCAAGCTGATCTATTACTTTATGGGTGATTGTCTGCACCGGGTCGACCGCGACGAACTCAAATCGACCGGGGCCATTCTCGCCCCCTTGGTTATCCGGACGCCGACTGCCTTTACCTATCGCTATCGCGGCGATTACCAGGCGCTGATCAAGGCCCTGGTGCAGCATGAAGGTCGGAATATGCAGATCCTCGGCGATATCATCAAGATCGTCGGCGAGGGGGAGGGCGGCACGGTGCTGGTGGTGTCCGACCGGATCAGCCATTGCCGCTTTTTCGTCGAGAAATTGCAGGGGCGGGGGGTGAAGGCGGCGCTACTGTACGGCGGCATAAGTCCCGATGAGCGCAATGCCGTGGTCGCGGCGGTACGGGGTGGCGAGATTGCGGTACTGGTCGCCACCCTGCAGCTGATCGGTGAGGGCTTTGACTGTCCGGGGCTGTCAAGCCTGTTTCTCACCACGCCCATCAGCTTTGAGGGGCGGCTGCTGCAGGTCATTGGCCGCATCCTCCGCCCTGCCGCCAATAAGCGGGCCAGGGTCTTTGATTATCTGGATGAAAATGTTCCAGCCCTTCGCCG
This window contains:
- a CDS encoding DEAD/DEAH box helicase, giving the protein MSQAPILTVAADCLLTGIDIPLEEALKDRLTITNPQYTAAKRYGRWIGKKLKPQLKYYEPVPEGLRFPRGFANQAVLLCRDHCGSDPQIVDKRRLLPEVAFTFLGELRPYQQAAVAAATGKSFGVIEAGTGSGKTVMALALIALRRQPALVVVHTKELFYQWQERVQSFLGQEPGLVGDGKFELLPVTVGIVNSVRSHLAELIPHFGHLVVDECHRVPANLFTDVVSQFDCQYLLGLSATAFRSDEETTKLIYYFMGDCLHRVDRDELKSTGAILAPLVIRTPTAFTYRYRGDYQALIKALVQHEGRNMQILGDIIKIVGEGEGGTVLVVSDRISHCRFFVEKLQGRGVKAALLYGGISPDERNAVVAAVRGGEIAVLVATLQLIGEGFDCPGLSSLFLTTPISFEGRLLQVIGRILRPAANKRARVFDYLDENVPALRRSAKARSLVLSQL